The following coding sequences are from one Maniola jurtina chromosome 14, ilManJurt1.1, whole genome shotgun sequence window:
- the LOC123872024 gene encoding exocyst complex component 6, which translates to MTNATIQEIEGIDDYWGPAFRSVYEGEGGHEAFVQQLDERIQQHDKEIEKLCNFYYQGFIDSIRELLQVRSHAEELHAEISNVDANVKESTESLCTRAEELIRARRVELNIAATIEKMELCLPLLTTYSKLKTQVEAKRYYPALKTLEQLEHVLLPRVGPYKWCAQISSDIPRLRQAIQDASMADLRDFLENIRKLSPQVGAMAFKQTQEMLGRSLSNIVKNKKESAMLGVANKENSGPQCPHELVDFSPLHRCLHIHSVLGAKNDFVQYYRAQRKQQARLVLIPSSGNLHDSIQSMKSYLNAVLGFFILEEHLLTAGAGLVSKDWLLDTWSMAVTKVASTLRTNTSLITDPTLMLSIKRQIVLFINALKCYGLPTDPLPLLLQEMAEHYTEVLMQRWVVVFRDILDNANFLPIEVENQEQYDGVMDQFPYDGDELETQPFPRKFPFSTIVPAVYVQVKEFIYAWLKYSAGLGLGGGRRAAAARHSASLLLSRSFTGCLSALFRRPLPLMQLVQIIVDTQYLEDATSYLYEFISNITGSELVTTQAAGSMFQAARDDAEQQICENLEKKVDEFLDLENYDWLLVEPSGQASAFVTDMLSYLSGVLTSLEQLPTRARVAAVRAATNRIATRLRNLLLDPAVRQISSGALYQLDLDVIQCEQFAAGEPVPGLKEGELLEHFASLRQLLDLITGWDWSSYLHDVGIEGGKYALVTPRDAATLLEKLKEAEQKSSVFSVLKKNERDRRKLLDTVLKQLKQLQNQDG; encoded by the exons ATGACTAATGCAACTATACAG GAGATAGAAGGCATCGATGACTACTGGGGCCCAGCCTTTAGATCTGTGTATGAAGGAGAAGGTGGACATGAAGCCTTTGTGCAGCAACTGGATGAAAGGATTCAGCAGCATGACAAGGAGATTGAGAAGCTATGTAATTTTTACTATCAG GGTTTCATCGACTCAATCAGAGAGTTACTACAAGTGCGATCGCATGCAGAAGAGTTACATGCAGAAATATCTAATGTAGATGCAAATGTTAAAGAATCTACTGAGA gtttaTGTACAAGGGCTGAGGAGTTGATCAGGGCGCGACGTGTAGAGCTCAACATAGCGGCAACCATAGAGAAGATGGAACTGTGTCTCCCGCTGCTCACTACCTATTCTAAACTCAAGACACAAGTTGAGGCTAAAAG ataCTATCCCGCTCTAAAAACTCTGGAACAACTAGAGCATGTATTGCTACCGCGCGTGGGACCTTATAAATGGTGCGCGCAAATCTCGTCCGACATACCGCGCCTGCGGCAGGCGATACAGGATGCTTCTATGGCGGATCTGAGGGATTTCTTGGAAAACATACGCAAACTTAGCCCACAG gttGGTGCAATGGCTTTCAAACAAACCCAAGAGATGCTCGGAAGAAGTTTATCTAACattgttaaaaacaaaaaag AGTCAGCCATGCTGGGAGTGGCCAACAAAGAAAACAGCGGCCCTCAGTGTCCACACGAGCTGGTGGACTTCAGTCCCTTGCACCGCTGTCTGCACATACACAGCGTTCTAGGCGCTAAGAACGATTTCGTGCAGTattatag GGCCCAACGCAAACAGCAAGCGCGCTTAGTCCTCATACCCTCATCTGGCAACCTTCACGACTCGATCCAAAGCATGAAGAGCTACCTCAACGCGGTCCTAGGCTTCTTCATCCTGGAAGAACACCTCCTGACCGCGGGCGCTGGGCTGGTGTCCAAGGACTGGCTGCTGGACACGTGGAGCATGGCGGTCACCAAGGTGGCTTCCACGCTGCGCACCAACACGTCCCTGATCACCGACCCTACGCTCATGCTGAGCATCAAGCGGCAAATCGTGCTGTTTATAAACGCGCTCAA ATGCTACGGCCTCCCAACCGATCCCCTACCACTGCTACTACAAGAAATGGCAGAACATTACACGGAGGTGCTGATGCAGCGCTGGGTGGTTGTCTTCAGGGATATATTGGACAACGCGAACTTCTTGCCCATTGAg GTAGAAAATCAAGAACAATATGATGGAGTGATGGATCAATTCCCTTATGATGGTGATGAGTTGGAGACTCAACCTTTCCCGAGAAA ATTCCCATTCTCAACAATAGTCCCAGCTGTCTACGTCCAAGTGAAAGAGTTTATATACGCCTGGCTGAAGTACTCCGCTGGGCTCGGCTTAGGAGGCGGTCGAAGGGCGGCCGCTGCCAGGCATTCGGCTTCCTTACTACTCAGCCGATCCTTTACTGGCTGTCTGTCTGCGCTGTTCCGACGACCATTGCCGCTCATGCAGTTAGTTCAG ATAATAGTGGACACACAGTACTTAGAGGATGCGACGTCGTACTTGTACGAATTTATTAGCAACATCACCGGCTCTGAATTAGTTACTACCCAG gcaGCAGGCAGTATGTTCCAAGCAGCAAGGGATGATGCAGAACAGCAAATCTGTGAAAACTTGGAAAAGAAAGTCGATGAATTCCTCGACCTTGAAAATTATGACTGGTTATTAG TGGAACCCAGTGGGCAGGCGTCTGCATTCGTCACGGATATGCTCAGTTACCTGTCTGGAGTACTGACGTCTTTGGAGCAACTGCCTACGCGCGCCcg TGTAGCAGCAGTCCGAGCGGCGACTAATCGCATAGCAACTCGCCTCCGCAACTTACTCCTGGATCCAGCAGTGCGTCAGATATCCTCGGGAGCTCTGTACCAGCTGGACCTGGACGTGATACAGTGTGAACAGTTCGCGGCCGGGGAGCCTGTGCCGGGGCTGAAGGAAGGGGAATTGCTGGAACATTTCGCTAGCCTTAG GCAACTTCTAGACCTCATCACAGGCTGGGACTGGTCCTCCTACCTTCACGACGTGGGTATAGAAGGCGGGAAATACGCACTAGTGACGCCCCGCGACGCCGCTACACTCCTCGAGAAGCTCAAGGAAGCCGAACAGAAGTCTTCCGTCTTCTCCGTTTTGAAGAAGAACGAGAGAGACCGACGAAAGTTGCTAGATACCGTGCTGAAACAGCTTAAGCAACTGCAGAATCAAGATGGCTGA